A region of the Stieleria neptunia genome:
GGCGTGCTGGGCATCGAAAAAGAAGACGCGGAGAGGGGCAAGGGGGGCGGCGTCTTTGTCGCGTGCTCGAATCTCAACGACCAAGCGATCGACGGGATTGAGCACCCGTCGCACGGTCTCGTTGCTCGGGTAGTCGTCCATCACCGCTGTGATTCGGCCGGCTTGGTGGGGGTTGTGATGGCTGTAGACGAGACGGCTGGGAACCGCAGCGTCACGGCTCCAGTGGTGCGGTTGCGAGCTGACCGGCACCAGCGCCGGAGACAGAAACTCGTCGGTGTCGCGCTCGGCGAGCCGATCTTCCAACCGCTTCCCGCCGACGGTCAGCCTGCCCCCGACGCGATCCACGACGTCACCCCCGACGGCGGCGACCCGCTTGACGTGACGCTTGCCGCCCCAGCGGATCGCCACGACATCGCCGATTTGCAGGGTGCGGCATTTGGCGATTTGGCAAACCTCGCCGTCGACCAACGTGGGTGCCATCGAGTCGCCGACGATCCGAAACGGCGTTGTGATCAGGACGTTGCCGTCGGGGGGCGTGCCGGTGGGGGCGTCACCGGACGCCGTGCGGTGGGCGGATTGTTCGCCCCAATCATACGCAACGGAGAACAGGGCGACGACGATCGGCATCGTGACGACCAGGATCGCGACGACCGGCAGACTTCGACTGACGAGTGGTTTCATCGTGAAAGAGTATCACCTGACGAGAAAAACGAGCCCCCGTTATACTCCGACGCGACCGCTCTACGTCGAACGAGCGTGATTTCTAGGATGCCTGTCGCGTGATGAAGACCCAGTGATGCCCGACCCGA
Encoded here:
- a CDS encoding S26 family signal peptidase; its protein translation is MKPLVSRSLPVVAILVVTMPIVVALFSVAYDWGEQSAHRTASGDAPTGTPPDGNVLITTPFRIVGDSMAPTLVDGEVCQIAKCRTLQIGDVVAIRWGGKRHVKRVAAVGGDVVDRVGGRLTVGGKRLEDRLAERDTDEFLSPALVPVSSQPHHWSRDAAVPSRLVYSHHNPHQAGRITAVMDDYPSNETVRRVLNPVDRLVVEIRARDKDAAPLAPLRVFFFDAQHAMVSTTTTTGWARFRDAAAVAVEDLAADLAPGTAGQSERRGMLDAAHPIAVELGRRQASRYTLHVYREIEYRDDRPSGNVKYPITLDNDEVFVVGDNVPVSVDSRALGPLPRAAIEGCVVNPGG